Within Lolium rigidum isolate FL_2022 chromosome 5, APGP_CSIRO_Lrig_0.1, whole genome shotgun sequence, the genomic segment GACTGCTTTTACTAGTTTCTAAGAAAGTTTGGCGCTAGTTCCTTCGATTTTGTTCAGTAAGTTAAGACTGAAAGGCACCAATTCCATTTCGTGAAACTAGTCGTGAACTTCCCTATTTAGACCGATTTGGAGACTCAGGCGTGCAAACCTATTTTTTTTAGGTTCCCTCCATTCTCTTGTGTTTGTTACTTGCATAGATCGTGGCATTTGACATTTGTTGCGTCTGCAATTTCTCCATGCAAGAAATGTCCAAAAAGATGGATTTACGGGAAACCAAGGACCCGAAAGGGCTAAACGCACTCCATTTCGCTGCGAATAAGGGGTCCCTGGAGATCTGCAAGTTCCTGGTAGAGGAAGCGGGGCTGGATATCAACTCCACATCAGGCGTAGGTAAAATCTTGTGCATACCGGTGGCAGGAGAGTGTTCATCGTGTTACTACTTCTAGCACTGAAATGTCGCGTTCTCCTTGCAGGTGCAACACCGATGTTTTATGCCGCACTCAAGGGAAATGTTCAGGTTGTAAGGTATCTTCTTGATCATGGCAGTGATCCGGCAAAAGCTAGCGAGAGGGGCTTAACACCGCTGCACAATGCGGCAGAGCATGGTGTGTCACTCGTTCTTCATTCCACAAGTCTGTGGAATGTCTTGCAGTATCTTCTTACAAGTGGTTTCTGTACACTGTAGAACATCCAGTTCAGCTTAACTTGGATTTTCATAATATGTTTGTTGTGCTTCCAGGGCATTGCGAGGCTGTAAGACTATTGCTGTCCAAAGGAGTTGAGGTGGATGCTATCAATTATCGAGGGACACCATTGCACATGACTGCTGCAAAGGGCCAGCATCAGGCCATGAAAATTCTGCTGGAGCATGGTGCTGATGTAAGCTACTGATTTCTCACTTAATTGCATTCCCagatatttaaaataaaataaaataaaataaaatgcaatCAATTAATCTCTTTTGGCTTGATGGCAAAATGGTTTATCCTAGAACTGCATAAGATTACTTGGTGGGCACATTTTTTCATTATTAATTTTGAATCTGACTAATTTCGAATTTATCTCCCTTTTCAGCCCAACAGAGTTGTTAATCATGTCTTCTCACCACTCATGATGGCATGCTGCGGGAACAATTTGGAATGCATGAAGCTACTGATTGAGGTCCCGTAACTTATCTACCTTACTTGATGAATTCTATTTATGTTTGGCTGGTCGATTGTGTCTTTTATCTGTAAACAAGTGTTTGGAGTAGAATGCAGGTTAACAAAGCAGGCATATTAGTTCGATTGGACTTACTGTCACAATTGAATGTGAAGTTCCTATCTCTAAAGCTTTGTTTTGCATTTTATATTTTCAATTCAATAGGCTGGTGCTGATGTGAATGGTAGTACCGGCTCTGGACCAACTCCTTTAACGGGGGCAGTTGATGATGGCTCAACTGAACTTGTCAAGTTCTTGCTGGAGGCTGGTGCTGACCCTAACATTCCTAACCAGGTAACTACAGCTCCGGCTTTGGCGCTCCTGTTTATCTATTTAATGCTTCGAGGGCTGGCAATCTGGCCTCACCTATGGTTGGGTGGCAATCTATTAAACTATTTCTAAGGCCGTGTCTGCTATAGTGGTGCATTATGATAATTCAATTTTTGTAGCTGCTTTTGCCTTTGTGTTTGGCAACCAACTTTTGTCTGCTTCCGTGGTTAGTTTCCCACAACAGATTATAGAATTGTTTCAGCATAGCACAAGAATTGCGTTGTATAACTCTTGACTATGGACTATCCACAAGTGTTGTGCAATCATTGTGTATTTGTGTGCACCTCTTGGGGTTTGCTTCTGACTGCATGATTTGCAGCTTTAGTGATAGATTAGGGCCATGGTTTTGGAGTTTTTTCACAACGCATACAACATGGTTTAAATATCGTGATGCCATTCTCTGTAGTTTTCATACTGAACATACCATCGGAATTCCAGTTTTGAGTTTATGCATGTATAACACTGGCTAAAACTTAAAGAGTAACTTTGCCGTGTTTTCTCCAGTTCTGTTAGGTTCTCTACAGCCGATGGGGTGATTTCAGTAAAATAgtcttttatgtttttttgtcaGTATTGCGGAGAACTAGTAATTGTGCATGATTAGTTCTTTTCACAATGTTGATCTTTCATTTTTCATTTGGTATTACATTGCATCTTCTGATTCTGATTTTACTTTTGCAATGTAGCATGGGGATattccaatcaagagagcagcAGCTCGCGGTCTACGTGAGATTGTTGAACTTCTTTTACCTAGGACAAACCCAATTATATCTGTGCCTGATTGGACAGTTGATGGGATAATTACTACCATGAAATCTCTGCATACCAGGATTCAGGTATCTATGTGTTTGTTAACTCATTCTAGAGTAACCTGTACATTTCAATTTTGATCTAAGTAATTTGTGATGCTCTTGGATGCTCTATGTTGCATTTTCCTTGAAAATATTTCACACTGCACTCACACGTGACCTGTATTCAGTGACCCCTTTATCTTGTATCCTTTGTTTTTGATTTATTTTCACTTCGAAAAATATCCTCAGAAAATATGTTATTTGACACATGGCAACATTAATTATATTGTTGCCTCCATGTTCTCTCTGCAAGCCTGTATTCTTAATAAATGAATAAACGATAGACATTAAAGTCCTTATATCTGTGCTGGCATTAGGAACTCATTGGACACAGTGTTCCAGATATCCTTCAGGTATTAGAACGAATGATGTTATACCTCAATTGAATTTTCTACTGAATTTGGATCGGCAATTTCTTAATAGCAAAATTCCACAGAAACTTCAGTTGTGCTGGTCATATGGGCACTTCCTGCAGAGAAGTATCATGATTATTATTTTATGTATTTGTACTAAGGGACGCATTTTCCAACTGTAACACTGATGCCTAAACCGGCAACTGCTATGCCTTTGAAGTTCAACTCAACATGCCACCCCTTTCAGGATGCTGTTTCTGCAGAAGAAAGAATAGTTGACCTGAAGTCAAAAGGAAAGGAAGCATTTGTGAAGCAGGACTACTTTACAGCAATGTACTACTACGGAATGGTGAGCGTATGAACCGGTGTAGTACTTGTTTGGAACAATACAAGAGAAAGTTGCAAACAAAATACTAATTCTGAAATATCAGGTTCATGATTTAAACTGCAGTGAACTTCAGATTTCTCTGTGGTAATACAACTATTTGCTTAATGATCGTTCATAAGATTGTctgatgattcatggttttagttgaaATGGTTGTGAAGGTTTTCCTGCCTTACAAACATGATGATGGAGTGCATGGTTTTAAAGACGTCGCAGGATGCCTAAGCGACGCTTAGGCGTCCAAGCGCTCCCCCTCCGCCTTAGAAAAACACTCGCATTAGGCGCCTAGGCATCCAAAGCGTCCGCCTAGGCGTCGCCCCTCCGCTTTAGGACGCCTTAATGCCTTTAAAACCATGATGgagtgaaaaaaagaaaagaaaaagaaaaagatgaTGGAGTAATAATAGTTAACACTTAATTCTGCAATGACCTTCATTTGCTTGTCGTTGCTAAACTGTGCTTTGCTGAACATATTTTATAGGGTAGTTATGGCAATGGCTTTAGTTCACTCTGAAACTCTGACTGCACCCCTGCTTTTTTGGCTAATTATGAAAATGCTGCACTTTCATCATTTTCTTTAATGATTTTGCCACTCTGACTGCATCCCTGCTTCGGCCGTTAGCATCCATCTACCTGTTTTATTCGCTCACCATTCAGTAATTTTGTCCACTCAAGTCGAAAATCGCATGTGTTCCTCATTGCTTCTCCTCTCCGGCCTCTCTCTACCAAGTGGTCATGCCTAAGTATGAGGGAGGAGCAGGTGTGGAGGCGACTACGGGTGGTAGGTCCCACTGTGCCTGTGGGCAAAAGGATAAGTTCTTTTTTTTAAAAGGAGAAGAATAagtgaagaaaacagtaaaatagACAGCAGCTGGTTAGATAAGCTAGATTATCATTATGCACCACAATGCCGAATGCAGCCTAAGCCCAACAACTGTTTATATGTGCTTTTCTTACATTAAAACCAACTGAAACACAACAATATTCTCCAATGAGCCTGTTAGACCCATTTACCATAGCAAGAAAAAATCATGCGAAGCTGAGCGCCATCCTTGCTGGTTGCTGCTGCAGGTGATGGAGATAAACCCTCTTGATGCCACCCTGTATGCCAACCGGAGCCTCTGCTGGCTGCGGATGCGAGAAGGGGACAGAGCTTTGCTAGACGCTCGGCAGTGCAAAACACTGCGCCCTGGTTGGGCCAAGGCATGGTACCGAGAGGGCTCAGCTCTCAGTTTCATGGAGGTATAACTCCTGTATCAAAATCTAACCTTTCAATATAATTCAGTCTCTCAACCTGTCTCTGACTTGCTGTAATCTCGTTCCTCCATGTACAGGACTACCGAGGAGCAGTTGGTGCGTTCCAGGAGGCGCTGAGACTCGACCCTGCGAGCAATGAGGTCAAGAAGGCATTAAGGTAATGATGCTGTTTCTGGAATCTTTTATGGTTACCCTGTTTGAAATACATCATCTTTGGAGGAAGATGAATTCTAAATCCTAGTTATCTTTATAGAGCTTTGAGATTCTCTGATATATTTTGACTCCATTCATTCTCGCAACTTGCAGTGAGGCCACGAGTAAGGCTGCTGCTCGTCTTTTTAAGAGCAGAACCTTTGATGGAGCTGACATATAAGCAAGTGCCTTTGTCTCACATATCTGAGATCACCCTTCTTTTCATCAGCTACTAATCTACTACAAGGCCTGCTCGTATCACAGTTGCTGCACTCACAAGAGAGCTACTTCCTATTGAACTATGCGCCGGTGGTGAAGAAATACAAGTTGTTAGAGATATATACTAAAAGTATGTAGTTCATGAATATTTTCCTTGGAGTAGATGTTGACCTCCACTAATCGTCTAAGCCGCAGCGCCATTGCTCAAGGGTTCTGAACTTTGATATTTGGCAATGGAACGCATACCTGTGCACTCTGGCTTGATGTACACAAGTGCTTTCTTTTCATGTCAAGTGTGGGAGAAAAATAACAATCCATGTGAACTATAAATTAGAAAACGTGTATGTTTTCCATGTGTGGGTAGTTTCTGAGTTCGAAGGTGTCTTGGAGGAGGTTCCGCTTCTCTAATGTGAGCATGTGTATGTTTTCCATGTGTGGGTAGTTTTTGAGTTCGAAGGTGTCTTGGAGGAGGTTCCGCTTCTCTAATGTGAGCATGTGAGGCGCTTGCAGGTATAATTGTATCCACCTGGGCCTGGCGGTGTGGCGAGGCAGGGGCGTGTAGATCGCTGTCCGCACAGCTGCTCCATCGGTGGCGGTGAGTGGGCGGGCGGCACCGCGGTAGCTTTCTCCTGTGTTGTTCTGACCGATGGTGTAGGGGCTGGCTGGTTTCTCTTGCGTGATGGAGACGATCTTAGGGTTCTCCCAAGACAATGTTTTAGTTGATGCTTGTTCCCGATTCTAGGATTCTCCCAAGACAATGTTCTAGTTGATGCTTGTTCCCTTTCATCTGGCAGGAGTGTTGTGTTGAGTTTGCAGGAGTGTTGTGTTGAGTTTTGGGAGGCTTTATCGGCGAATTTCCTTGAATACCTTAGGTCTGGAGATTGTTGGATCGGATGAGATTTTGTCGCATATATCTATGTTTTTCCTGATAGTTTGGTTTCAGGAGAGAGCGACTTGAAGCTCTTCTATCTGTTGCCACAATGTAACATATCTTTTACGTTTTATGGTGAAGTAAAAGGCAAAAAATGGCATGAGAGTTGAGATTTATGGACTAATAATGGCAGTTCAAGTCTTTGCGGTGATAAAAAACTTGCTTGGTGATTCGAGATCCGTAGCAGTGACATTTCTAATGGGGCCGACAACAGAGGATAAATTAGTTTAGTCTTACCTTTCACGGTAAAATTTAATATCTAACTTAATCAATAATGATGGGTTTATGCACTGCTTTCTTCAtttttttattgaattttcaCCGGGGGAAACGGGCccccacctgaatatatttcATTCAAAGTTGCCTATAAGGCTTTTTAGCCTCTACAAGATAGAGTTCAAGTGAACCGAAATTTTACAGGGGATACAAGAGAAGataaataaaaggaaaagaacacACCCAACAACACACGGAAGCAAGAAAGATAAGGAGGTCACTCCGAGAAACCTTGGAGACAGTTGACCGATGAGAAAATTCATCACGACACAAGCACAACGATCCCAAGGAAGAGCCAGTGACACGGCAGCAGGAGGGACACCCCAGTTTGAGGAATCACCGGGGTAATCGAACGACTATGGTTAGCTGAGAAGCAGCCACGACACTGCACTGTCGACGTAATCAAAAGGCAACGCACATCCGAGACCACACGGCGCGTCGACACCACCTGTGTCGGGGGCGTGGCCGAAGGGGCGCACGCGGCCGAGATGACGCCACGACGCATGTGTGCCTACCATATGGAGTCGAAGGGCATCACAGAGCAGAGACGCACCATAAAGCACTCGCGCACGGAGCACCCTCACCGCACGTGAGGGTCGCCGCCGTAGTCGAAAGGCATAGCACCACCGATAGCAACCCCAATCCCACCTGGGTCCGATATAACCGAAGGGTGGTGGGCAAGCCGAGAGCACGAGCGAAGACAACCCGTGCCAGCCACACCATAGAGCTTCGACAAGAGCCCGACGCAGAAGCCTAGCAACCAGCATGGAGAaaccaccaccactgccacggcTCGCCTCGCTAGAGGGAAACCGCACCCATGGCCGCCAATTGCAGAATCAAGGGGCACACCAGTACAGAGGGAGCAACACCTTCTAACACTGAGGGCAAGGCTGAGGAGGCTCAACACTCGGCCCCGACGCACGTGTGAATCACTAATCTCTTGCGACAGGGCTCAATGGTACGCCAATCTCCCTTGCCAGTCGTTGATGGTGGCGATATTTCTTTTGCGCTGGGTCGTTGGGCTTCCCCAGGGGCAAACGGACACACAAACCTATTCAGCTAATTTTGGTGTCCATGGCTAGACCCAAACGATCCAAAAGGGTCACTTGCATTGGGTCGCAGATAGCGGGGAGAGGGGGaggagaaaacaacaattttaggataaaaTTGTGAAAACCAAGACTCGATCTCGAGATATAGTGAATACTTTTCAATATAGTTGTCTAGTCTCTTttatcagatcggtcttttggttgaacTGCCTAGAGCATGCAATTTCACATGGTACCAGACCTACAAAACCCTGGGTTCATATCCTAGCCAACAcaatatttaaaataaatatttgcatCGACCAAGTTCCGCCATCTTCTACTTTAGATGGCGCATTAACAAGGAGAGTCCTTATGGAGATATAGTTCTTCGGAGATCGTCTGACTCCGCTCGAGACGCGACGTTGTTTTCTAGCTTAGGACATGCTCTTTcatgttgtgttgttgttttgtCGTGGTGTCTGTCTTCGGACTAGCCGGTGTGGAATTGTTGCTACGCTTGTTGCTCGCAGTGAGTGGTATGTTCTTGCGGCCTCTATCTTTGGACTAGCCATTTATGTCTAGCCGATCAGAATTAGGTCAAAACCACGGCCCAATGGGGCCAATGAAAAATGACCGCAAAATGACCGTTCTGTCCATGCCGACGTATTCGGGGCCCGAATTTGGGGAGAGAATGCATCGGCGCGGACCGTTTTTCTCGCCGCCCTAAGCCTTTTCGGGTCCGCCTGTCATTCACACCGAATAATAACTCTTTTTGATTAATATTTTATGGCCAAAATGACCATCTTTATTCAGAGAGTTAAAGGATTACATGAATTAAATTACGATGACCATATCTATTCGTGTCTTGCCGCCTACCACGGCtagggttactcgcagtcgcaccGTCTACTAGCCGTAGGCATGTTCTGGCCGGTCGACACCGTCAGCAACCCTAAGGGCCCGACGCCACTATAGCTCATCCGCGAGCGTAAACCTATGctacacctccgcctcctccccgaTCCCCTCGACGTAGGAGCCATATAGCTCGTTCTACCGGGTGTAGGTGGGTAATCTCCTCCGCCTCGTACGTCGCCCTCGCCGGTCGCCCCTATGTCAGGGGAGTCTGGGTCACTCGTGTCTTCTGGGAAATGGGCATGCGCCATAGCGGCCAGGCAGCTCAAGGTGCGGTTGTTTTCGTCCATGGGTGCTAGGGTTTCTATAGAGGGCTCAAGTTAGCGTTTCGGAGGCCCTCATCAGCGGCGAAAAGACCAGGCGCACGCCAACTTTCTCTCGCACGCGAATTAGGGGTCGTGCGCAGTAATCGGTAACGGCCGGTGGTATGAATCAAGGGGACCCTAATCGCCATTAATACTAGATGATGGTGAATTAAAAAAATAATACCTCTAGCCGCCGAGGCTGGTCGGACGCAAATAGACACACAGATACATTTAGTCGATTTTGATATCCAGGGCTCAATCCAAACAAAACTAAATGGACACTTTT encodes:
- the LOC124652653 gene encoding ankyrin repeat and SOCS box protein 3-like — encoded protein: MAPNPAAIALLAALDGNLRLLKKMSKKMDLRETKDPKGLNALHFAANKGSLEICKFLVEEAGLDINSTSGVGATPMFYAALKGNVQVVRYLLDHGSDPAKASERGLTPLHNAAEHGHCEAVRLLLSKGVEVDAINYRGTPLHMTAAKGQHQAMKILLEHGADPNRVVNHVFSPLMMACCGNNLECMKLLIEAGADVNGSTGSGPTPLTGAVDDGSTELVKFLLEAGADPNIPNQHGDIPIKRAAARGLREIVELLLPRTNPIISVPDWTVDGIITTMKSLHTRIQDAVSAEERIVDLKSKGKEAFVKQDYFTAMYYYGMVMEINPLDATLYANRSLCWLRMREGDRALLDARQCKTLRPGWAKAWYREGSALSFMEDYRGAVGAFQEALRLDPASNEVKKALSEATSKAAARLFKSRTFDGADI